GCTGATACATTATTCCAATCAAACTTATCGCTACGCGCAACAATTTTGTTAGTTTTCAATTCACTAACGGTTTGCATTGTATCAGCATTATATGCTTGAATTGCAATCGGATATGCAGTACTGTCTGGCGTTATCCCGGTTGCAGATGGTGTTACATAAAATGAAAAACTCTTACCATCACCGGCACTCAGTTCGTTTTTGAAAATTGCCCATAGGTAATCTTTATTCGCATCTACGGTAGTATCATCGGGTCCTGCCGGTCCGCCAAAGATAAAGTCTACAACATCGTTTTGCGCAGCAATAAAGTTTGCGTTTTTCGGCAATTCAATACGGAACATCAACTGACGTGCGCCAATTGTTCCATTTGAACTCACCCCAAAACTTGTTCTAACCAAAACTTGTTGTCCACTCGGAATATCAATTGGATCTCCCAATTCACCAATATTTCCGGCTGCACTAAAGGCAATCCCCGCTAGGCCAACATTAATTGTTGACGCATTGCGAAGTTGCGCTCTGCGCGACTGATCACTCGTCGTGGTCGGATTATCAATTTGCTCCAACTCATCAGCCGGAGCCTCATTTGTATTCGTCTCATTGTCTGTTTCATTTTGTTCGGTCACAACATTATCATTACTAAATGCTGAAACCGCGTATTCACCGATAAATCCGAAAGTATTTATAGCGATGAATGCAGCTAATAGCACGTGAAAAATTTTCTTTTTCATTGCGAATAACCCCCTCTTAAATTTTAAATCGAACCCCCATATTTCACCATAGGAGCATCCCTATAATTATAGTTCAAAATCATACTATCACAACAAAAAAGGAGTATCAGCCTTATTTCATATTTTCCAAAAAAAACATATTTGTGGTATCCATTAATTGATTTTTTTATTCCTTGGTTCAAACGCAAAAATAACAGCCGAAATCCCAGAGAAATTTCGGCTGTTATCTAAATTTTTTCCTATGTATTTAAGAAGTGCTCCACAGCTTGGGTAAAAGCTTCTTTTTGATTGACTACAAACAAATGGTCAGCATCCGGGAATGGCACTAATTCGGCTTTGCCAGGGATATTTGCAGCAATATATTCAGCTGTTTTAGGACTGAAAAGTGACCCCGGTTCAGCATAGAACACCGCAGTTGGCACTAGAACTTTGCTAAGGACATTGCGGTAATCAGCTTTATATAGTGCGTTCCAGTATGTCCAAAGAACATCCGGAGCTGCTTTACGCCGGAAAGCAAAAATTCTCGAAAGCCAGCGGAAGTAATATGGCGCAGTTTTATAATGACCGCTGCGGTTAACCACTTGATACATAAAATCACCATAAAAGACATTAAAGTGGTCAGGCAGCAAACTCTTTTGGTACTTAAACATGGCTGCATTAAATGCACCTTTATAAAGTCCCATATCCCAGCTATCATCATTTTTCATTCGTGGACTAATATCGGCAATAATAAGTTTTTTCAAATACTGAGTACCAAATTGTTCAACATAACTAAAAATAACTGCTCCGCCCATTGACCAACCAACTAAAGCAACATCCTTTAATTCTAAATGTTCAATTAACTCATGTACATCATGAGCAGCCTGAGCAACAGTAAATCCTGAGCTTGCTTTGGATTTACCATGACCTCGCAAATCTAAAGCAATACAACGAAATCCCCGCTGGCTCAATGCTTTCATCGGTTCACTATAATCTTTCAAACTGCTGCCCCAGCCATGAATAAAAATAATTGGCTTGCCAACTTTACTATCAATATAGTTAATACTTGTGCCATCGGCAGTCTGAAAAAGATTGTTTGGCATACAAAATCACCTTCATCGTTCAATTTCCTTTATTATATCATTTTTATGAGAAATTTCTTGCAAAAACATACTCTTCACCGAACAAAAGTGAATAAGTTACTTTTGTGTTGTATCCTTGCTTGCGCTAATACCGGTGCCATGTTACAATAAATACGATTTTAAAACGTAAGGAGGTATCGGTTCATGTATTATTGGCAGATCTATTTATCACTATAACTAAGTGCTTCATCTCATATGAGATGTTGGTATGAGCCTGCCTTTTCCGATACCATTTTTTAGACTTGTGACGCACTTATTTCCGGTTGTCATCCAACTGGTGCTCGTGCGTCTTTTTAATTGAATTGTGTCCGTCAGTCTCAAGTATTGCCGCTTTGGTTCAGAAGTGCCGCCCCGTTGAAGCGGTGCTTTTGACCCCGGCTTGCTAAACAGTGGCACCGCCATCCTATGAAGCACTTCTATCTTACTACTTTACAGGAGGACTTTTTTATGGAACAAAAAGCTATAATTGTTGGTGTGCAATTAGATAATAACACTGAATTTTATTATTCAATGGAGGAACTGGCAAACCTTGCCGATGCCTGCGATATTGCTGTTGTCGGTGAATTAACCCAGAAACTTGATCGCATTCACCCTACCCATTATTTTGGTGCCGGGAAAGTCGAAGAACTTCGACTTGTGATAGATCAAAACGATGCTAATCTAGTGATTTGCAACGATGAACTTTCACCTTCACAGCTTCGTAATCTGGAGCGCGAACTAGAAGTTAAAATTGTCGATCGGACAATTTTAATTTTAGATATTTTTGGTGCACGCGCCAAAACTAAAGAAGCGCAACTTCAAGTTGAAGTTGCCGAACTACAGTACATGCTGCCACGCCTGGTCGGCCTGCGTGCTTCGCTCGGCCGCCAGGGTGGCGGCGTCGGCCTCGCCAACCGTGGATCCGGCGAGAAAAAAATCGAGTTGGACCGTCGCCGAATTGAAGACAAAATTGCTTTACTCAATCGCGAACTGGAGCACATTGTCAACCACCGCCACACCCAGCGGAAACAACGCAAGAAAAATGAATTACCAATTGTTTCAATTGTCGGCTACACCAATGCTGGTAAGTCAACATTAATGAATGCTGCGGTTGATCGTTTCAGTGAAGATAAAAAGCACGTCTTCGAAAAAGACATGCTTTTCGCAACCTTGGATACATCAGTACGTAAAATATCTTTCACCGATAACAAAACATTTCTGCTTAGTGACACGGTCGGCTTCGTCAGCAAACTGCCGCATCACCTGGTGCGCGCCTTTCGCTCAACTTTAGAAGAAGTCATCGAAGCTGACCTCTTGCTGCACGTTGTTGACTTCAGCCAGCCGGAGTATCTGCAAATGATTGATATTACCAATCAAGTACTCGGCGAACTCGGAGCTGATAACATTCCGACTATCTACGTATATAACAAATGTGACTTAGTACAAAGTGAAATTCCGAGAATTGAAGGCAACAACATTTATCTTTCTGCCAAAAGTCAAATCGGTATTGAGGAATTAATGGATATGATTCGCAAGGAAATCTTCAAAGATTATCGTCAAGTTCGATTCCAAATCCCTTTTTCAGAAGGCCAGATCGTATCATACTTTAATGATCATGCTCATGTTATCTCAACTGAATACAATGCTAATGGCAGTGAAATCTTAGTTGAATGTAAATTAAGCGACATTGAAAAATATAAAGAATATTTATTGTAGAAAAGCGAAAAGGCAAGGACACGAGGTCCTTGCCTTTTTTATTTACTCAAAATAATCGTCTGCGGATGCATTTTATCATACTTCAATTCAATAATATCGCCGATGATAAACGGCGTAACTTCGCCGAGATTGGTATTTTTTTGATGATAGCTAGTCTCAATTTTCTGACTGCCAACATAAAATATAACCCCTATTTCGCGCGTTTTTTTATGCTCAGTTACCGAACGGATTTTCCCTACGGTTACAATCCCGCTTTTTTCAACAAAACTGCCGCGAAAAGTTATTCGTGCTACATAAGCAATGATTAATGCCAAGGCAGTTATTAATAAGCCACTAGTTAAGTAAATCATGTTGTTCCTCCAAACTATCTTATTATACCGAAAAGCGTATGGAAGAACAAGGAAAAACAGCGGCGCCCGGTTGGAGCGCCGCTGTTTTTAAATTTTACTCATCAGCCCAGTCAATGTTGCCAATGCCACTTTTCAATTTATTTTGTTCAATTGTTGTGCCGTTTAGGTCAAGATTACCGATTCCTAATGATCCGGTAAGGATGTTTAATTTTGAATCAGTGATGTAAATATTTCCGATTCCAGCATCAATAGTGCTAGTTCCTGAAACAGTGATGTTTTCAAAACTTTGATTGCCGATACCACCACGGATTTTCAGCGTTTCTGCAGTAAGCCCGATAATATCGATATTGCCGACACCGCCAGTAATTGAAGCGTTGTTATCAACGGTAATATTTTCCATTGTTGTGTTACCTACACCAGACTCTAATTTTAGATTTTCTAGTGATAAACCACTGATTGTCATATTCCCAACGATGTCTGACGACGAGAAGTATGTTAAAGTTTTTGGTACGGTAATTGTTAATGTCCCGGCATGATTCCATTTAAAGAAGTTGAATTTAAATCCACCGTTGATAATACCCATTCCAATGGTTGGGTCACTTTTTAATTCAAGGGTTTTTGTTGCTTCATTATATTTTGTAGTAATATCACTATACCCGTCATATTGAACATGAACATCTTTAACATCAGCTGCAATTATCTCTACGTTATCAACTAATTTTGAAACTTCCAAAGTTTCAACATTAGCAAAGTTATCATCAATTGTACGTATACTGCTTGGATTAATACCCGATCCAGAAAGCGCCATTGCTGTACATACGATAAACAGAATAATCGTTACTGGTAATGTAATCGCTAATGTAATTCCTAAAATACGATTTAATCTTTTTTGTTGCATATTATACCACTCGCTTTCTATTAAAGATCTTTTTAGTTAATCGGAATACACCGAGTCCGGCAAAGTAGGTCAGAATACTAAATGCTACTGTTGCCGATACACCCATTATTGAATATAGAATTTTAAAGGCAATGGTGTAGTCGACTGAGAACCAGCACCAGATTGCACTGGTAATACCGGTAATTGCAAAAGTAATAAGTATTAAGAAGAATGTAACCACAAGCATGAATGCGGTAAATGCAAATGGTAATATAATTGGCAAGGCACAGATGATTAGAATAACTTTAACCCACATTGGCATACCAACTTTCTTGCGCAATACTAAGTCAAATTCTTGAGCCAACGCATTTGCTAATTGTGATGGCGTTCCCAAACGCTCAACAACTTCATTCATTGTTAACCCTTCATCAAGCATTTCATCAATGTTCATTTTATAACCTTGAATGAT
This genomic stretch from Culicoidibacter larvae harbors:
- a CDS encoding DUF4097 family beta strand repeat-containing protein, translated to MQQKRLNRILGITLAITLPVTIILFIVCTAMALSGSGINPSSIRTIDDNFANVETLEVSKLVDNVEIIAADVKDVHVQYDGYSDITTKYNEATKTLELKSDPTIGMGIINGGFKFNFFKWNHAGTLTITVPKTLTYFSSSDIVGNMTISGLSLENLKLESGVGNTTMENITVDNNASITGGVGNIDIIGLTAETLKIRGGIGNQSFENITVSGTSTIDAGIGNIYITDSKLNILTGSLGIGNLDLNGTTIEQNKLKSGIGNIDWADE
- a CDS encoding alpha/beta fold hydrolase, whose product is MPNNLFQTADGTSINYIDSKVGKPIIFIHGWGSSLKDYSEPMKALSQRGFRCIALDLRGHGKSKASSGFTVAQAAHDVHELIEHLELKDVALVGWSMGGAVIFSYVEQFGTQYLKKLIIADISPRMKNDDSWDMGLYKGAFNAAMFKYQKSLLPDHFNVFYGDFMYQVVNRSGHYKTAPYYFRWLSRIFAFRRKAAPDVLWTYWNALYKADYRNVLSKVLVPTAVFYAEPGSLFSPKTAEYIAANIPGKAELVPFPDADHLFVVNQKEAFTQAVEHFLNT
- the hflX gene encoding GTPase HflX codes for the protein MEQKAIIVGVQLDNNTEFYYSMEELANLADACDIAVVGELTQKLDRIHPTHYFGAGKVEELRLVIDQNDANLVICNDELSPSQLRNLERELEVKIVDRTILILDIFGARAKTKEAQLQVEVAELQYMLPRLVGLRASLGRQGGGVGLANRGSGEKKIELDRRRIEDKIALLNRELEHIVNHRHTQRKQRKKNELPIVSIVGYTNAGKSTLMNAAVDRFSEDKKHVFEKDMLFATLDTSVRKISFTDNKTFLLSDTVGFVSKLPHHLVRAFRSTLEEVIEADLLLHVVDFSQPEYLQMIDITNQVLGELGADNIPTIYVYNKCDLVQSEIPRIEGNNIYLSAKSQIGIEELMDMIRKEIFKDYRQVRFQIPFSEGQIVSYFNDHAHVISTEYNANGSEILVECKLSDIEKYKEYLL
- a CDS encoding DUF1700 domain-containing protein gives rise to the protein MTKEQYLGELQRHLSYYVYVDPSIIQGYKMNIDEMLDEGLTMNEVVERLGTPSQLANALAQEFDLVLRKKVGMPMWVKVILIICALPIILPFAFTAFMLVVTFFLILITFAITGITSAIWCWFSVDYTIAFKILYSIMGVSATVAFSILTYFAGLGVFRLTKKIFNRKRVV